Genomic DNA from Panulirus ornatus isolate Po-2019 chromosome 9, ASM3632096v1, whole genome shotgun sequence:
TACATTGTGTTCGGTTCccaggatagagtggcagatgtcaaCCATCTCATCCATGCGTAGATTTCCTAACATGGATTGGTGTACCTGAACACACCGAATGCCATGATCTCGAcaaagtattgtgtgtgtgtgtgtgtgtgtgtgtgtgtgttgacttaaACAGGTAATCTATGGACTTCCATAGCCAAAGCTTAAATGCTGATTAATCATTACTTAATCAGAACGTCTTTTTAACTGACATACTTAGATGACCTTTTATGTGTCTAATATTTGACACCGAAACATTAAAATATAACTCATTACGACCAATATCGAAATAGTTTACGGTTATACAGTTTAACGAACTCTTGAGTTGTTTTGCATTTTGAAGAAATATCTACCTCAGAACATCATAATTATTCAGAACAAGATATTAAACCCGAGTTGTTTCCTTTACGTTTCGGCAAATTCATCAGACGTCAGTCAGAAATGGTGAGGGTACTGCGGTTGTCTTGTGAACGAAAGTTTGAAGAAAATAACAGTAAGATGTTTATCATAGACGACTCGTATTCAGAGGTAATGCATTTTCTCCACGAATGACATTAGAAAATACAATTGTGTCTTTCAGGAATGCTATGTCAACAGCGAAGTGACGGGCGTGTGTTGCAGGCAGCCTCTGGAAACCTGCCCTGAAGCGTTCGTGTGCCTACCGGATGTCCTGTGCAAGGGAGAAATACTGGACGAAACGGGCGCATCCGTACCTTACCATCTAGCCGGCTCCTCTGAGCAGTGCCTCCTCAGCGGCAGCGACCCACCTACCGGCATCTGCTGCACAAATCCCATCGAGGAGCCAGAACTtcccccagcaagtgatggttgtggtatccGTCATGATGGATATGGACTTGACACTCGTATCAAAAACACCGACTACCAGGCAGGGTTCGGAGAGTTCCCATGGCAGAGTATTATCTTTTTCACTAATTTCACTTTTAAGTGCGGGGGTTCCCTGATCAGTGACCAGTGGCTGCTTACTGCCGCCCACTGTGTCTCTGGCTTCGAGCCTGGCGATTTCCAAGTGAGGCTTGGTGAATGGAAGGTGAACAGCTATGATGAGCCTGGCCAGTACTACGATATCGGCGTGGAGTCCATTACGATTCACCCAGATTTCAATAATGGCAACCTTCACAACGACATTGCTGTGATAAAGCTGGTTGCACCTGTACATTTTACGTATCACATAAATACCGTATGCCTTCCGGAGTCAGGGCAAGTCTTCCCCGCTGGTGAACGGTGCTTTGCCATCGGCTGGGGTAAAGATGCATTTGAAGGTCAGTATCAAGTTATACTGAAAAAGGTCGACTTGCCACTTGTCGAACACAAGACTTGTCAAGAGCAGCTTGGCGCTGCCCGCTTAGGATACTACTTCGTACTTGACAAGTCCTTCCTGTGTGCCGGAGGAGAGGATGGTAAGGACGCCTGCAcgggtgacggaggaggaccctTGTCGTGCCTGGATCCTAACACTGGCCGATACGTCCTGGCTGGCATCACTGCTTGGGGTCTCGGCTGTGGTGTGAAGGATGTTCCAGGAGTGTATGTAGATGTGCAAGTCTTCCGCGACTGGATAGATGGCATCGTCGGTGAAACTGTGCAAACGCACGGCAGCTACGGCAGGAAGTAAGCCTGTAGCTTAGTGtacacattcatttttttttttgttacttaaTATTCAATTATGTTTTCTTTCCATGATGTCTTATGTATCGATGATATTAGGAAGTTAtgaaatgttacatacaaatatatggtcaGTGATATCTTTTCTAATGAATGAGTCCTTTAACCAAAAATTTATCAGACCTTTGTATGAAATTTATTTTGATAGTCGCATGTATATTTTACAAGTTTTAGAACAGTTGAAAAGCTCAGTTTCATATTAAGATCTTTCTTGAAACTGGAAATGTGCACAATTTGATGTGCACGATTTGATGTGAAAAAGGCTAATGTACCGTACCTAGGGTGTATATATACCTTCACAAAAACTAGTTATAGTTCGGTATGAACCATACGGAAAGAAGTAACAAAAAGACTTGGATCAGTATTGAAATAAGAATCATAAGCTATTCAAAACATAACTATCAAAAACCCAGGTCAGTAATAACGACAGTATACAAATACAGTAAGACATTAGCAGTGGGCTTGACCAGTCAGAAAAGTGGCCCAAAACAGCTTTACGATGTAAACAAACTAGCATCTAAATTTACAAATGGGATCCCGGAGAGCTCAGAGACCCTCGGCCCCTTTTCTAGTGTCGATTGTTCTCATTTTTGCATGTTCTAGCCATGTCTAAGTTGaaatgtcgaaaaaaaaaaaaaatgaggcaacTATCATAATCATTGTGTCAACCCATATCAAAAAGGGATATGACACTGGCACACTGGGACAAGCCAAGTAGGGTTGGCTTATAAGATCAGGAGGTTTCTTGTTTGATTGCTAGAACAGGATGCTGAGGGAGGTTGGACCATGAATTGAATTTGAATATTCTCTCTGGTCTGTGTACAAATAAAATTTGAAGTCGCTACCCctctgtccttatctctcaggtttgTAAATACAAACATGATAACGTCAGGTTGTAGTGCCCTTGCATTATTTGAGTGATTTTGCTTTTATAACTGCGCCTCCATCCCTTAAATAAGCGGAGGATGGTCCACAGACCAAATGGGAGAGCTTAAGTGGTCCGCATGCAAGAAAAGGCTACACACTGAAGTACATGAATAAGCTGTGCCACAGTCGACTTTGTACATACTGTAGTCCTATCTTCTGCCTTGCATCACTTTCGTACTTCAGAAGGAAATTTCCATGACAGTGTTGTTCGGTAGCGTTTTGGTGTTCACTAATTCTTGTATGGGTGATTTCGTCACTTTATAGCAGAAATACAAGGGTGGAATCTGTAGCTATTGTGTTGGTACCTACACTACCACAACTTACTACATCATTCTCTGTAACACATGAAGAAATTTCCATGTGGCAAAAGGGTAAGggataatgcaaaaaaaaaaaaaaacttttttaaagACTTTTATTCTTACTCGGTTCTGTCTGCCCGAATAAGAAATCCTATCTCATTTCGAATCTAAACTTAACGTGAAACGAAATAGAGTTAAGAAAAAGATGCAGTATTTAATGAACTTGATGAATAATGCATATTATTACGATTATTCTAACCCCTTTTCGTCCCTCGAAAGGGAAATCATAAATGTATATGCGTCTACGGACAAAACTCCTTTCATTATAGCT
This window encodes:
- the LOC139750224 gene encoding phenoloxidase-activating factor 2-like translates to MIRELACALLLFAGVVHASSVVCNLNHRCVYYHLCVDGFINTDGSGIIDPRTPEPVPDSVPYARCEKIGTVCCRHPDNPDGPDEVVDATCPFHHRCVSNQLCIDGVINTSGVGLIDVRVNENLDCTNPDYASSPAVCCRKPYPAESCPETNTCVPRGQCNGETSDPKGTYIDCFLDDGKTEVGVCCDPLGVRETCSSDGSLECVAKDQCIGKIPLHENGDDVECYVNSEVTGVCCRQPLETCPEAFVCLPDVLCKGEILDETGASVPYHLAGSSEQCLLSGSDPPTGICCTNPIEEPELPPASDGCGIRHDGYGLDTRIKNTDYQAGFGEFPWQSIIFFTNFTFKCGGSLISDQWLLTAAHCVSGFEPGDFQVRLGEWKVNSYDEPGQYYDIGVESITIHPDFNNGNLHNDIAVIKLVAPVHFTYHINTVCLPESGQVFPAGERCFAIGWGKDAFEGQYQVILKKVDLPLVEHKTCQEQLGAARLGYYFVLDKSFLCAGGEDGKDACTGDGGGPLSCLDPNTGRYVLAGITAWGLGCGVKDVPGVYVDVQVFRDWIDGIVGETVQTHGSYGRK